ccttattttttagtaacaaGTCGTTTGATAAATATGAGAAGTTGCTGTTTTCATTCACAGGTAATGCAAAATTCTCAACAAAGAAGACGTTAACTGTTCATATAAAAACGCAGCATACGTTCAAACGTTTATGCTATCCTTGTCCCTGCTGCACAAATACATTTGCAAATACGTGGAGTGTCTATCGGCATTTATATAAAggtattattacataaaaacgtAACTGGGTATACTCGTAGCAcgttatttatcttaaattttttttctttttgaaatgtATGGTATTTGAATCAGTCATTTGAGAAATCccataagtaaaaaaaacccTTCTGGGAAATtcgaaaaaatgataatttttacaatacaaattaCTATAGTAAAAAGGAttgaaaatatgttaaaaatacgttattatttctaaattatgtcTTTAAAAGTCATACATtaaagtctatttttattttttttcctaaataaatataaacactatttacctgatagataagtttaccaaggagttggaacaaccggccctAAATAAGTGAAATAAgcattttcatatatataagattttttaattgggaaattttgcaaatgtaaTGATTCTTCTAAGATTATTAGAAAACATCTTATGACAGGTGTATTCTAAATATCCTttgtattttaagattatattgttgaaaaatacaatttactaaaaaagtatatgtattacatttaaaaaactgtgttttgattaatttatctttataattttccgAACAGTTCACAAGATGACCAATAAACAAGTATGTAAgttaaaactgcaaattaaacaaaaagcaTTTCATAGAAAGTCAACGGTGATGagacatataaaaaaagttcatgCAGATAAAGTATCTGCTCTGAAAAATGCCaagaaaaatagtaataaaacaCGGGTACATTCCGATAATATATCagttttttatcataatataataaagaataataattataaatagccATATATATCACTGTATGTAtgaatctaataatttttttataggaaCCGATAAGTCATACAGAATCTAATACAAAGCTCTGCGATAAACGCAAGAGGAAATTGAACATGAAGACATCttgtatacaatattatcaaaCACCGATTGCTGCACGCGATGAAATAATTAAGAGTCAACAATGTAATGAATTTTTAGCCTCGATATCCAATAACATGAAATGTGAAGTGGATGTCGATTTAGCAACTGATACAATTATAAAGCCATccaataatacaaatatatcgaATGAAAATTCCGAATATGTAACATCATCTTCTGAGATTAGTAATCACGAGTTGCCCATTCAAgcgcattttaaaattaataaggaaGATTGGGATCTACCAGAGAATGAAGATAATTATCTTTCTGAACATAATTCATCAGTAGATAGCAATAATGATTCTGATGTTACGTTGCTacgaaatattgataatattgacTCATTGTCTTCCACTGAGAGCCAAGATAGTTTTGCATCTGATGAAAATTCAAAATCATCTAAAGTTGTATGCGCAGATGTAAACGAAGTTAATCCTGCCATTTCAGAGGTGAATAAAAAGGAAGAAGCGTCGAGTCAACTTAATGAGAAACAAGAGACTGATTCAAAAGGTGAGtcatttgatttttaaagcattataaaaataacttttatcttgAATGAAATCTTATAGCGAATTTGATTGGATTGCACTAgtacacatttatatacattaaagcCGCTTTATCTGAATCTATTAATAACTTAAGTGTAAAAGTGACATCACTTATGTTATTTAAGTTGATTTATGTATACGGCTTTAATGTGCATTCAATcgaaatcattattaaacgTAAATGAGCTGTGCGataaaacacaaataaaacaaatatttgtattggatataaatatttgtaaatacatcattgataaatatttggaATTTTGATGCCTTTAGCTCAACGTTcgtgttgaaataaaattattcctaaaataaatgtatatcctGTTTACTCTATTACTGACCtatttatttcttgtatttcCTTTGCAAATACGAGTATTCTTATTGTGTGTACGAttcgatttttaataataaattttatttaaatttaaaaaaaactattacaacaatttgttaaattttagagGGAGAGAATATTGAAGTaaaggaaaataatttcaatatgcAGTCTTCGTCTTTACTGCCAAACGAAAAGAATTGGGTTTTACTAATGGAAAGTAAATTAGCTTCTATCGCAAACTTTGAGAAGCGGCGGTGCCTTTTGTGCAAACGAAAATTTACATCCATAGCCAATGTACGCAGGCACGTGGCGGTGCATCTCGGTTGGAATCGTTATCGCTGCAAGTTGTGTGATTTTAAGTGTTTCATCAAATGTGAGTGTATTACACATTgtattaaaatgcataatatacaaaatcgCACAGCTGCAGCAGAAATGATATTCGAAATACCGCAAAACGAATATATGTGTAACGATGGTAAGGATGTCATCACAGAAGCGACTGATCTCGATATTACGAATGCAACTGTATCGCCGTGTCAGTTAGAGATGTGTGTAGACTTGA
This genomic window from Monomorium pharaonis isolate MP-MQ-018 chromosome 8, ASM1337386v2, whole genome shotgun sequence contains:
- the LOC105832464 gene encoding zinc finger protein 800; translated protein: MQTKGKNRINGKLGKLFTSNTNSMSHPDLSSLRKPIDTSVSDLYQVSKLLEDGTDEVKAILSYECSIIYECCVCRSLFRSIVNLISHKREYCKEKFDITLRKRVLNSCNVHSTRKSIMHMFKAQQTSNKEGVKNDRILRSQVSKGSSKRDLSAIIDVINKKQEEYIEKQIKNENAISQSPDDHVHLETTDTNCSAIYQTVKSSNAVVDAIDLMKKQITELKNMTDENTFALDGQMSENQLSEKSDSPIQANMSDEDEENELLIYRLPKNNLFCFFCNAKFSTKKTLTVHIKTQHTFKRLCYPCPCCTNTFANTWSVYRHLYKVHKMTNKQVCKLKLQIKQKAFHRKSTVMRHIKKVHADKVSALKNAKKNSNKTREPISHTESNTKLCDKRKRKLNMKTSCIQYYQTPIAARDEIIKSQQCNEFLASISNNMKCEVDVDLATDTIIKPSNNTNISNENSEYVTSSSEISNHELPIQAHFKINKEDWDLPENEDNYLSEHNSSVDSNNDSDVTLLRNIDNIDSLSSTESQDSFASDENSKSSKVVCADVNEVNPAISEVNKKEEASSQLNEKQETDSKEGENIEVKENNFNMQSSSLLPNEKNWVLLMESKLASIANFEKRRCLLCKRKFTSIANVRRHVAVHLGWNRYRCKLCDFKCFIKCECITHCIKMHNIQNRTAAAEMIFEIPQNEYMCNDGKDVITEATDLDITNATVSPCQLEMCVDLNSSNNLDIHATLQNEATAPNEQVAESFESAEYQSVDVDENDKIVTMPDLPECMLNSKKLDDDLELKRMVMEVIFGSNDVNATEQVDSESTLETNDYASEHIDANANVNNVTTINESKEASCLILENVKQRPTRNRIKPLNKDFVYDLKEVVHRKETALINNSEILHIRKKVKL